One part of the Parachlamydiales bacterium genome encodes these proteins:
- a CDS encoding LD-carboxypeptidase encodes MASFPPLLSPGDTIALVAPAKYIEQNEGELTARYLNSIGYKTVFSNNLYAKNGYLAGEDQIRAANFTEAWCNPEIKMLWCVRGGFGSTRILEYLDYKKLRSHHKILVGMSDITALHCALQKELDIITYLGPMPYKLLITAGDAAEKEHSLKHLWSMIQGAYSLADHTLTSPHLTRTLVAGISRGKLVGGNLSLIASLIGTPWQLETQGKILLLEDVNEEPYRIDRMLRQLKQSGALQAPAGVILASWKGCAASSPSQSLTLDEIFDSYFKNESYPSFIGYPSGHTDAQLTLPLNAMVELNSNSYQINLIDSY; translated from the coding sequence ATGGCATCTTTTCCCCCCTTACTTTCTCCCGGTGATACTATCGCCCTCGTCGCACCTGCAAAATACATTGAACAAAACGAAGGGGAATTAACTGCAAGATATTTAAATTCAATAGGTTATAAAACAGTCTTCAGTAATAACCTCTATGCTAAAAATGGGTATCTTGCCGGAGAAGACCAAATACGTGCGGCCAACTTCACCGAAGCTTGGTGCAATCCTGAAATAAAAATGCTGTGGTGTGTGCGTGGTGGTTTTGGTTCTACACGCATACTTGAATACCTCGACTACAAAAAATTACGCTCCCATCACAAAATTCTCGTCGGCATGAGCGATATCACAGCACTTCACTGCGCCCTCCAAAAAGAGCTGGATATCATCACATATCTTGGGCCGATGCCCTATAAACTTCTTATTACAGCAGGCGACGCCGCAGAAAAAGAACATTCGCTAAAACATCTATGGTCCATGATTCAAGGCGCATACTCACTTGCAGATCATACTCTAACATCCCCGCACCTAACGCGCACCCTTGTTGCTGGAATTAGTCGTGGAAAGCTCGTCGGCGGTAACTTGTCTCTTATCGCCAGCCTTATCGGCACTCCCTGGCAACTAGAGACTCAAGGCAAAATCTTACTTTTAGAAGATGTCAATGAAGAACCCTATCGCATCGACCGCATGCTACGCCAGCTTAAACAGTCGGGAGCTTTGCAAGCACCTGCCGGCGTCATCCTCGCATCCTGGAAGGGCTGCGCTGCAAGCTCTCCTTCTCAAAGCCTGACCCTAGATGAAATTTTCGATAGCTATTTCAAAAATGAATCTTATCCTTCCTTTATCGGTTATCCCAGCGGACATACCGATGCACAGCTAACCCTGCCGCTGAATGCTATGGTAGAATTAAACTCCAACTCCTATCAAATCAATCTTATAGACTCGTATTGA